In Felis catus isolate Fca126 chromosome E1, F.catus_Fca126_mat1.0, whole genome shotgun sequence, the following proteins share a genomic window:
- the SRR gene encoding serine racemase isoform X1, giving the protein MTDRTMCAQYCISFADVEKARVNIQDFIHLTPVLTSFILNQVTGRNLFFKCELFQKTGSFKIRGALNAIKGLIPATSEEKPKAVVTHSSGNHGQALAYAAKLEGIPAYIVVPQTAPNCKKLAIQAYGASIVYSEHSDESRENVTRRILEETEGIMVHPNQEPAVIAGQGTIAMEVLNQIPLIDALVVPVGGGGMVAGIAITVKALRPSVKVYAAEPLNADDCYQSKLKGELTPNPYPPETIADGVKSSIGSNTWPIIRDLVDDVFTVTEDEIKYATQLVWERMKLLIEPTAGVGVAAVLSQHFQTVSPEVKNICIVLSGGNVDLTSLTWVKQAERPAPYQSVSV; this is encoded by the exons AACCATGTGTGCTCAGTACTGCATCTCCTTTGCTGATGTTGAGAAAGCTCGTGTCAACATTCAAGATTTTATCCACCTCACACCAGTGCTAACAAGCTTCATTTTGAATCAAGTAACAGGGCGCAATCTTTTCTTCAAATGTGAACTCTTCCAGAAAACTGGATCTTTTAAG ATTCGTGGTGCCCTTAATGCAATCAAAGGCTTGATTCCTGCCACCTCAGAAGAGAAGCCCAAAGCTGTGGTTACTCACAGCAGTGGAAACCATGGCCAGGCTCTTGCTTATGCTGCCAAATTGGAAG GGATTCCTGCTTACATTGTGGTGCCCCAAACAGCTCCCAACTGTAAAAAATTGGCAATACAAGCCTACGGAGCCTCCATAGTATACAGTGAACACAGTGATGAG TCCAGAGAAAATGTTACAAGAAGAATTttggaagaaacagaaggcaTCATGGTACATCCCAACCAGGAGCCTGCAGTGATAGCTGGGCAAGGGACGATTGCCATGGAAGTGCTAAACCAG ATACCCTTGATAGATGCACTGGTGGTTCCtgtaggaggaggaggaatggtTGCTGGAATAGCAATTACAGTTAAG GCTCTGAGACCTAGCGTGAAGGTATATGCTGCTGAACCCTTGAATGCAGATGACTGCTACCAGTCCAAGCTGAAAGGGGAACTGACCCCCAATCCCTATCCTCCAGAAACCATAGCAGATGGTGTCAAATCCAGCATTGGCTCAAACACCTGGCCTATTATAAGGGACCTCGTGGATGATGTCTTCACGGTCACAGAGGATGAAATTAAG TATGCAACCCAGCTGGTGTGGGAGAGGATGAAACTGCTTATTGAACCTACAGCTGGTGTTGGAGTGGCCGCTGTGCTGTCTCAGCATTTTCAAACAGTTTCCCCAGAAGTGAAGAACATTTGTATTGTACTCAGTGGCGGAAATGTAGACTTAACCTCCCTAACTTGGGTGAAGCAGGCTGAAAGGCCAGCTCCTTATCAATCTGTTTCTGTTTAG
- the SRR gene encoding serine racemase isoform X3: MTDRTMCAQYCISFADVEKARVNIQDFIHLTPVLTSFILNQVTGRNLFFKCELFQKTGSFKSRENVTRRILEETEGIMVHPNQEPAVIAGQGTIAMEVLNQIPLIDALVVPVGGGGMVAGIAITVKALRPSVKVYAAEPLNADDCYQSKLKGELTPNPYPPETIADGVKSSIGSNTWPIIRDLVDDVFTVTEDEIKYATQLVWERMKLLIEPTAGVGVAAVLSQHFQTVSPEVKNICIVLSGGNVDLTSLTWVKQAERPAPYQSVSV, encoded by the exons AACCATGTGTGCTCAGTACTGCATCTCCTTTGCTGATGTTGAGAAAGCTCGTGTCAACATTCAAGATTTTATCCACCTCACACCAGTGCTAACAAGCTTCATTTTGAATCAAGTAACAGGGCGCAATCTTTTCTTCAAATGTGAACTCTTCCAGAAAACTGGATCTTTTAAG TCCAGAGAAAATGTTACAAGAAGAATTttggaagaaacagaaggcaTCATGGTACATCCCAACCAGGAGCCTGCAGTGATAGCTGGGCAAGGGACGATTGCCATGGAAGTGCTAAACCAG ATACCCTTGATAGATGCACTGGTGGTTCCtgtaggaggaggaggaatggtTGCTGGAATAGCAATTACAGTTAAG GCTCTGAGACCTAGCGTGAAGGTATATGCTGCTGAACCCTTGAATGCAGATGACTGCTACCAGTCCAAGCTGAAAGGGGAACTGACCCCCAATCCCTATCCTCCAGAAACCATAGCAGATGGTGTCAAATCCAGCATTGGCTCAAACACCTGGCCTATTATAAGGGACCTCGTGGATGATGTCTTCACGGTCACAGAGGATGAAATTAAG TATGCAACCCAGCTGGTGTGGGAGAGGATGAAACTGCTTATTGAACCTACAGCTGGTGTTGGAGTGGCCGCTGTGCTGTCTCAGCATTTTCAAACAGTTTCCCCAGAAGTGAAGAACATTTGTATTGTACTCAGTGGCGGAAATGTAGACTTAACCTCCCTAACTTGGGTGAAGCAGGCTGAAAGGCCAGCTCCTTATCAATCTGTTTCTGTTTAG
- the SRR gene encoding serine racemase isoform X2, giving the protein MCAQYCISFADVEKARVNIQDFIHLTPVLTSFILNQVTGRNLFFKCELFQKTGSFKIRGALNAIKGLIPATSEEKPKAVVTHSSGNHGQALAYAAKLEGIPAYIVVPQTAPNCKKLAIQAYGASIVYSEHSDESRENVTRRILEETEGIMVHPNQEPAVIAGQGTIAMEVLNQIPLIDALVVPVGGGGMVAGIAITVKALRPSVKVYAAEPLNADDCYQSKLKGELTPNPYPPETIADGVKSSIGSNTWPIIRDLVDDVFTVTEDEIKYATQLVWERMKLLIEPTAGVGVAAVLSQHFQTVSPEVKNICIVLSGGNVDLTSLTWVKQAERPAPYQSVSV; this is encoded by the exons ATGTGTGCTCAGTACTGCATCTCCTTTGCTGATGTTGAGAAAGCTCGTGTCAACATTCAAGATTTTATCCACCTCACACCAGTGCTAACAAGCTTCATTTTGAATCAAGTAACAGGGCGCAATCTTTTCTTCAAATGTGAACTCTTCCAGAAAACTGGATCTTTTAAG ATTCGTGGTGCCCTTAATGCAATCAAAGGCTTGATTCCTGCCACCTCAGAAGAGAAGCCCAAAGCTGTGGTTACTCACAGCAGTGGAAACCATGGCCAGGCTCTTGCTTATGCTGCCAAATTGGAAG GGATTCCTGCTTACATTGTGGTGCCCCAAACAGCTCCCAACTGTAAAAAATTGGCAATACAAGCCTACGGAGCCTCCATAGTATACAGTGAACACAGTGATGAG TCCAGAGAAAATGTTACAAGAAGAATTttggaagaaacagaaggcaTCATGGTACATCCCAACCAGGAGCCTGCAGTGATAGCTGGGCAAGGGACGATTGCCATGGAAGTGCTAAACCAG ATACCCTTGATAGATGCACTGGTGGTTCCtgtaggaggaggaggaatggtTGCTGGAATAGCAATTACAGTTAAG GCTCTGAGACCTAGCGTGAAGGTATATGCTGCTGAACCCTTGAATGCAGATGACTGCTACCAGTCCAAGCTGAAAGGGGAACTGACCCCCAATCCCTATCCTCCAGAAACCATAGCAGATGGTGTCAAATCCAGCATTGGCTCAAACACCTGGCCTATTATAAGGGACCTCGTGGATGATGTCTTCACGGTCACAGAGGATGAAATTAAG TATGCAACCCAGCTGGTGTGGGAGAGGATGAAACTGCTTATTGAACCTACAGCTGGTGTTGGAGTGGCCGCTGTGCTGTCTCAGCATTTTCAAACAGTTTCCCCAGAAGTGAAGAACATTTGTATTGTACTCAGTGGCGGAAATGTAGACTTAACCTCCCTAACTTGGGTGAAGCAGGCTGAAAGGCCAGCTCCTTATCAATCTGTTTCTGTTTAG